AAATCGTCAGGTTCTAAAGCAGGGATTATGATAAGGGAATCTACTGCAGCAGACAGCAAATTTGTGAGCCTGGTAGTTGACAATACCAATTTGTATATGCAGTGGAGGGATGTTAAAGGGTCAACCATTGGGCAAGTAAGTATTGGTACCTATACCGGTTTTCCGATTTATCTGAAGCTTGAAAAATCGAATGAATATTATTACGCCTATAGGTCAGCAGATGGAGTCAGCTGGGGTAACTGCCTGCAAAGCCATAGTCAATCAACAGCCTTTGGGAATATAAGGGCGGGGCTTTGCCTCACGTCCTGTTCTACCACTACAGCTGGTACTGCAGCTATAGATTGTGTGGATGTGGAGCACTTAACAGACTCAGATTATAAAGCCGTAAAACTCGGCTTGCCCGGTGTTTATGCACCGACAGGCAACTACTCAAGGACCGATGTAGACATGAATATACCGTCACCGGCAATGGACATCTCCATGAGACGCACATATAATTCGGAAGGTGGCAGTCACTATCATTGGGGATTCGGAACTGGATGGACCTTTGGCTATCAGGGTGAAATTGAGGCTTACAATGAATACGATGCTGTAAAAGTGTTTTTACCTGACGGAAGTATGCAGGCATACAGGAAAAATAGCGATTACGGCAAGTATATATCTCTTTCAGGGTCAAACTATATTCTGACAAAACCGAAAGACAACCAGTTTGAAATGGAAGATAAAAGTTCACACATCAAGTATGTATTTGGAGACATACAGTCCAACTCGCATTATCTCCTGACGCAAATAATAGACAGGAACAATAATACAATAACAATAAATTATAGTAATAATAGGATACAGAATATAGTTGACCAGATGGGCAGGGTATATGATGTGACATATGAAATATTACCAAATATTATGCCCACATATTATGGTATCACATCTATAACGGGCTACACTGACTTGAGCCGCAGAGTGTCGAGATTCAGTCTTAATTACACATACGATGATTCAGGAAGGCTTCATACAGCATCCGATGCAATAGCAAATAATGTGATGACGTATATTTACGACAGCAAGGATGAGCTGACTCAGGTGAAAGATAGGAAAGGCAATAGTATAGTGCAAAACATCATATATGATACATCGCAATATGGAAAGGTAACCAGCATAACTGACAAATATAATTGCATCCACACATATGACTATACGGGCAACGTAGGCTATTTTGGGGGTACGGGAAAGGTTGCTGTGACAGATGATCCTTCAGGAACAGCGCCCAGAAGGAAAATAATCTATTACAACCAGAATTATAATGTAATAGCTATGGCAGACGCTTTGGGTAAAATGTCACATACAGACTACAAAATGGACTCAGGCGGGTATGATGACGTAAAGTGGTCTTCAGACAGCAACCGAGATATCAAGGCAAATTGCTTTGATATCAACGATAACCCCATAGAAATTGTAGATGATGATGGGAGCAGAAATACATTTGAATATGATACGAATACAAACAACCTTACGAGGACGGGTAAACTGGAAAATGAAGCTTTTGACGGACAGACAGGAGACATGTACGCACAGTATTTCTATGACAGCAGTAACAATATTAAGAAAGCTGTAAAGCCACTTAACGGCACTGATGTATATAAAAATGACGGAAGTGATGATAACTCAAAATTTGCCATAACTCTGTACGATTATACCACAGCCGGGAGTATCAGTGGACTTTTAAGAACAGTTACAGATCCTGAGGGGAATATTACAACCTATAAATATGATTCAAACGGGTATTTGAGCTCTGTAGTTGATCCTGAAAACAATGCTACTAAGTACACATATAACAGGTTTGGCTGCCTGGAAATGATGGAATCTCCTTTGGGAAGCAGCTATACCACCGTCTATACCTATGATAAAAACGGAAGGCTTGTGAAGAAAGTTACTTCCGGTGACGGCACGACTGAGACTACCAGGATAGTCTACGATGCCAACGGCAATATAGTAAAGTTAGTACAGCCTAAAGCATATCAGGAGAATGAAGATAATCTTGACGGCAATGATTATGACTCTGACAATTCCAGTACAGGCTATTGGATGTATTTCTACTACATATTTGGAAAGGTAGGATCAGTAGTTGATCCAGAACGAAATACAATAAATTATAGCTATAACAAATTCGGCAAGTTGACAGACAAACTAATGCCTGATGGGAGAGCATATAGGTACGAATATGATGTGCTTGATAGGCCTATTAAAGTATACTACGGGGAAGGCTATACCACTCCGAATGGATTGCTGGAGGAATATACCTATGTCCCACTGCTTGGCGGTAAGGAGAAAATAACTGTTACAAAACACTCAAGTGATCCAGAAAGCTCCAAAACAGTATATGTATACGACCACAGTAAAGGAAGGCTTTTAGAAAAGCATAACCCCAATGGTGCGGCAGCAATGGCAGAGTATACGGTTTCCGGTGCAATTAAGACTGCCTCAAATGAAAAAGGTTGGGCGTCATACTATCAGTATGACGGCATGGGAAGGATGATATCAAGGTGGACGCCATCTACCGAAACAGATGGTATAGTCAGGTACAGGAATACCCAGGTAGTGTATGATAAAGCAGGAAAGGTGCAGCAGGTTAAAACCGGGAAAAATGAGGTAGAAGCTTTCAGCACTCCTTTGCCTTTGGAGGTCATAACGCAAAACTATGAATATTATAAGGATGGCAAGCTGCTCAGGGAGAAAGACAGTGCAGGAAGAAAGACCGAGTACTATTACGATGCCGGCAGGAATTTAACAAAGGTGGATACCTACATAAACTACCAGGACAGGAAGAACACCATAGAATACACCTATAATCACATGGATAAGCCTGTAAAGAAAGAAATCCATGTAGAAGCAGGGGATATTTATGGCAATACTTTTGGAAATACGACGGACTCAATATATACAACCTCATACACCTATGACTCCAACGGCAATATGGCAACTGCTACTACACCTGACAATGTAACTACAACCTATACCTATGACCAGATGGACAGGCTCACAGTCGTAAGCCAGCCGGGATTGGATGAAAACAACCAGGCAGTGATCATATCAACTTCCACTACTTATGACTGGGAAGGTAAGCCGTTAACGGTGACAGATGCAAACAACAGGACAACCACTTATAAATATAATATGATGGGATGGTTGGAGACGGTAACAGATGCACTTAATGGCGTAACTGCGTACTACTATGACATAGCCGGAAGGATGACTGCAACAGTGTCACCCAGGAACTATGGAAAAAATGCTGTAAACGGTACTGACACCTTCATGTTAAGTGATATGAACAGAACCGAGTACACTTATGATGCTATGGGCAGAATAAAAACTGTTAAGGAAAAATACTATGAGGACAATGCGTGGAAAACTGTGGTATCAGATTCCTACAAGTATGATGAGTGCGGAAACGTAATAAAGGAACTGGATGCACTGGGGTATGAGTCGGGTACTGGTTCTGGCGATGATGAGAAGATAAAATCGGGCTATGGTACTGAGTACGGTTACAATATAGCAGGGGAGCTTGTATATCAGCTTGATCCGCAATCAAAGAACAATGGACTGCCATATACGGAAAAATACACGTATGATGCAGCGGGAAGGCCTGTAGAGGCCTATAGCCCTAAAGGCACGGGAAATGGTTCAGAACTGTACTACCTGATACTAAAAAGTACTTATGACGATGCAGGAAACATACTTAGTGTAACGTCAAGGAAGAATGAAGATATTAACGAGCAAACATTAAAAACGTTTAGCTATGATTTACTGGGCAATGTGACCAGCAAGACAGATGGGAACAACAATACTACTACCTATACATATAATGCTTTTAATCAGGTAAGAAGTGTGGTATATCCCGGTGACAGTACAATAGCCACCAATACTGTATACTCACAGTATGACAGCATGGGAAGGCTTGTGAAAATATGGGATTTGGTGGACAATGAAACCCAATATTCTTACAATAGCCAGGGACTTATGCTATCCACTACCGTGAGTAAAACCAATCCATACCAATCGTTTACTGTATCCTCCAGATATGATAAAAATGGAAACATGAGATACTCGACAGATGGAAATGGAAATACCACCGAGTACCAATACGACAAACTTAACAGGCTCACGAGCAAAAAAATAACTACACAAAATATTAATACTCAGGCTAATACTGAAAATATAACAATTTACGGCTACGATGCAAACAGCAACAACACCTCAATAACAGACAGGCTTGTATCGGGCGAAACCACAATGGACAGAGTATTTACAAATACCTATGACCCTTTGGACAGGCTGACACAGGTTAAGGACCCGTTGGATAAAATAGTACAGGTGTTGGAATACAATGACAACGGCGCACAGACGAAAGTCTACGATGCCCTGGGGTGGGCGGCAGCCACAAAATACTATACCCAGTATCAGTACGATAGAAACAACAGGCTTACTGTGGTGACAGACCCACTGAACCACACCACAAGCCGTACATATGATAATGCAGGCAATATAAGCACCAGTATCGATGGGCGCAATAATACCATCGCTTATGGATATGATGAATTTGACAGGCTGAAGTCTGTAAAAAATGCGCTGAACCAGAGTACAACCTACACCTATGACTTAAACGGAAACATGCTTGCCCAGACAGATGGCAGAGGCTATACAACAACATACCAGTACAATGCTGCGGATCTGCCTGCAAGAAAGATAGACCCCGGAGGAAGCACAACAGCTCCTTATACTACGGGTAAGACCACAGGCTATAACTATAATGCAGAGGGTACACTAAGCAGCATGGTGGACAGGAATGGACAGACCACAAGTTACAGCTATGGAGTAGACAGCAGGCTGGTGTTACAGTCCACAACCGGTGGAACCGGCAGTGACGTATCCATATCCTATACCTATGACAACAATGGCAACCGCCTGACCATGAGTGATTCTACCGGTACTACCTCGTACACCTATGACGCAATGAACCGTATGACAAGCAAAACAGTACCACAGTATCCAACCCAGGCGTTCAAATATGAGTACGACAACATACTCGCAGACACTTCACGGTCGAAGGATAAGTCCACAGACCCCAAAAACAATGTAACAGAGTGGACCTACGACAAAGCGCATAGGCTGGTATCCACATATGACGGGGCAGACACCACAAACTTCCTTTACTACGACAATGGGGCGCTCCAGAAGGTCACATACCCCGGCGGAGCCTACGAGGAATATACATATTACAACGATGGGCTTCTCAATAAGTTGAGAAACAAAAAGAGCGATAACACTATCATAGACATGTACACCTACAACTATGACAACGCACACAACCTATCCAGCAAGGAGGACAGCACAGGTGCTACCTCATATAGCTACGATGCTTCCAACAGGCTGTACACAGTAACAGAGCCGGGAAGCCGGGTGACTACCTACGGGTACGATGCCGCAGGTAATCGTCAGACAGAAGCATTGGCGATAGGTGGTGTAACTGATGCTACTTCTATATATAGTTACGATGAGAGAAACAGGCTGACCCAGTTAACCTATGACAAAGCAGTTGGTTCTGAAAAAGACTACACCAAATACTATGTCTATGATAACAATGGCAACCAGACACGGGTTGAAAAGCAGCCATACGGCGGAACAAGAGCTATAGAAAGGACAAACACCTTCGATAAGCTCGACCGTCTTACAGCTACAGAGGTGGACGGTAGGATTGTAGCAAACACATACAACGGCGACGGTCTCAGGGTATCAAAAGTATCGGGAAACCATACTACCCAATTTCTCTACGATGGCATGAAGCCTGTGCTTGAGCTTGATGCAAGCGGAAATCAGACGGCAAGAAACGTATACGGTAGCGATACCCTCCTGTCAAGAAAGGTAGATACAAACAACCCATTCTACATGATGTACAACGGTCATGGTGATGTAACGGCACTTGTAGACTCTACAAGCACAATACAGGGTACATACTACTACGATGCTTTCGGTAAGATAACAGCAAGCAGCGGTACTGCAAATAACCCATTCAGATACTCGGGCTACATGTATGACAGCGAGACTGCTCTGGGGACAGATACAGGAATGTACTACCTGAATGCCAGGTTCTACGATGCAAACACAGCCAGATTCCTGCAGGAGGATTCATACACCGGCGACCCGTCAGACCCCTTGAGTCTTAACCTGTACACCTACTGCACTAATAATCCTCTTATATATACTGATCCCACAGGACACTTCTTTAACTTTATTACAGCAGCATTTGGGGCGGCTGTTGGAGCAGTAGTAGGAGTGGCCTCTGTCGGATTTGACAGCCTGGTAAACGGTAATAA
Above is a window of Clostridia bacterium DNA encoding:
- a CDS encoding GH-E family nuclease; the protein is MILSKFSKRLNKWLAVVLTVVLLLMSSLVIPAGVSGPAAVIAPLKAYAAADSSLIAYYKFDDNTNDSSGNGHNGTQNGGVQYVRGVSGKAAQFDGVDDYINAGTFSESFLNGMTVSVWARFDTTAAGHSQRIIDFGQGQASNNIIFAQYNTGSDIYFEAFSSSESKVIAQNAIETGIFKNYVASASRTADGKYKVNLYVNGVKQSTSITDTSVPAAVTRTLCYIGKSNWNMDTLFKGAMDELKIYNKALTEEEVKLLQNTPLINKNGFKNGGISTQLYESMWNPWENLAGTTDSNPCAVSWSHDRTDVFVKGKDNALWHRLYDGVWHNWRSLGGTIVSDPTAVSWSEGRIDVFAKGSDGNLGHIWYDTGKWNSWESLGIAGGGIASPASVVSQGQGKLDVFIRGSDNALYQKSYANNSWGNWVQRSTGLTSDPCAVVRGSGKIDVFARGAGNALYCIRYQNNAWGAWTSLGGVISSKPNAVSWGEGRVDVFARGTDNAMWHMCYDGAAWGTWKGLGTVDEDGGIDSEAAAVSLGSGKLNVFARGKNYMYHQYYDGSWHGWETFGGKAKTNLCAVSNGAGRIGVFAGGEKDALMHRFWQGTDFLTKTDIGLPSPSGTVSYKQDTGEYTVAAGGTDIEGITDQFTFLNKKSTGDAMCTVRLNSQTNTNPWAKAGLMFRENLNANSKFVDFVATPGNGLNLQWRSVTGGGCSSIPLGAYSFPLYLRLIRNGTTFTAYTSQDGITWGNPLGTIDVNMGEYAEAGVCIASHSNGTASTVVFDSVQIDSSPDVWRWSQNDIGGPAPAGVVSYERENGRFTISAGGTDIEGGSDQFTYESQEANGDATIIARVTSQTNTNPWAKAGIMFRESNEANSKCVQLVVTPGNGLSLQWRDQYGYGSQSLGACTLPVYIKLVRNNAVFTAYKSNDGVAWGESLRSHNDSQMPANIRAGLCVTSHNNGNASTAQFDNVSVSSLPIPWKTHVIGSSSLGTASYNQVDGKFILDNKGAGIGGTSDQFTFADQEAASSVSGRISVAARISSKSSGSKAGIMIRESTAADSKFVSLVVDNTNLYMQWRDVKGSTIGQVSIGTYTGFPIYLKLEKSNEYYYAYRSADGVSWGNCLQSHSQSTAFGNIRAGLCLTSCSTTTAGTAAIDCVDVEHLTDSDYKAVKLGLPGVYAPTGNYSRTDVDMNIPSPAMDISMRRTYNSEGGSHYHWGFGTGWTFGYQGEIEAYNEYDAVKVFLPDGSMQAYRKNSDYGKYISLSGSNYILTKPKDNQFEMEDKSSHIKYVFGDIQSNSHYLLTQIIDRNNNTITINYSNNRIQNIVDQMGRVYDVTYEILPNIMPTYYGITSITGYTDLSRRVSRFSLNYTYDDSGRLHTASDAIANNVMTYIYDSKDELTQVKDRKGNSIVQNIIYDTSQYGKVTSITDKYNCIHTYDYTGNVGYFGGTGKVAVTDDPSGTAPRRKIIYYNQNYNVIAMADALGKMSHTDYKMDSGGYDDVKWSSDSNRDIKANCFDINDNPIEIVDDDGSRNTFEYDTNTNNLTRTGKLENEAFDGQTGDMYAQYFYDSSNNIKKAVKPLNGTDVYKNDGSDDNSKFAITLYDYTTAGSISGLLRTVTDPEGNITTYKYDSNGYLSSVVDPENNATKYTYNRFGCLEMMESPLGSSYTTVYTYDKNGRLVKKVTSGDGTTETTRIVYDANGNIVKLVQPKAYQENEDNLDGNDYDSDNSSTGYWMYFYYIFGKVGSVVDPERNTINYSYNKFGKLTDKLMPDGRAYRYEYDVLDRPIKVYYGEGYTTPNGLLEEYTYVPLLGGKEKITVTKHSSDPESSKTVYVYDHSKGRLLEKHNPNGAAAMAEYTVSGAIKTASNEKGWASYYQYDGMGRMISRWTPSTETDGIVRYRNTQVVYDKAGKVQQVKTGKNEVEAFSTPLPLEVITQNYEYYKDGKLLREKDSAGRKTEYYYDAGRNLTKVDTYINYQDRKNTIEYTYNHMDKPVKKEIHVEAGDIYGNTFGNTTDSIYTTSYTYDSNGNMATATTPDNVTTTYTYDQMDRLTVVSQPGLDENNQAVIISTSTTYDWEGKPLTVTDANNRTTTYKYNMMGWLETVTDALNGVTAYYYDIAGRMTATVSPRNYGKNAVNGTDTFMLSDMNRTEYTYDAMGRIKTVKEKYYEDNAWKTVVSDSYKYDECGNVIKELDALGYESGTGSGDDEKIKSGYGTEYGYNIAGELVYQLDPQSKNNGLPYTEKYTYDAAGRPVEAYSPKGTGNGSELYYLILKSTYDDAGNILSVTSRKNEDINEQTLKTFSYDLLGNVTSKTDGNNNTTTYTYNAFNQVRSVVYPGDSTIATNTVYSQYDSMGRLVKIWDLVDNETQYSYNSQGLMLSTTVSKTNPYQSFTVSSRYDKNGNMRYSTDGNGNTTEYQYDKLNRLTSKKITTQNINTQANTENITIYGYDANSNNTSITDRLVSGETTMDRVFTNTYDPLDRLTQVKDPLDKIVQVLEYNDNGAQTKVYDALGWAAATKYYTQYQYDRNNRLTVVTDPLNHTTSRTYDNAGNISTSIDGRNNTIAYGYDEFDRLKSVKNALNQSTTYTYDLNGNMLAQTDGRGYTTTYQYNAADLPARKIDPGGSTTAPYTTGKTTGYNYNAEGTLSSMVDRNGQTTSYSYGVDSRLVLQSTTGGTGSDVSISYTYDNNGNRLTMSDSTGTTSYTYDAMNRMTSKTVPQYPTQAFKYEYDNILADTSRSKDKSTDPKNNVTEWTYDKAHRLVSTYDGADTTNFLYYDNGALQKVTYPGGAYEEYTYYNDGLLNKLRNKKSDNTIIDMYTYNYDNAHNLSSKEDSTGATSYSYDASNRLYTVTEPGSRVTTYGYDAAGNRQTEALAIGGVTDATSIYSYDERNRLTQLTYDKAVGSEKDYTKYYVYDNNGNQTRVEKQPYGGTRAIERTNTFDKLDRLTATEVDGRIVANTYNGDGLRVSKVSGNHTTQFLYDGMKPVLELDASGNQTARNVYGSDTLLSRKVDTNNPFYMMYNGHGDVTALVDSTSTIQGTYYYDAFGKITASSGTANNPFRYSGYMYDSETALGTDTGMYYLNARFYDANTARFLQEDSYTGDPSDPLSLNLYTYCTNNPLIYTDPTGHFFNFITAAFGAAVGAVVGVASVGFDSLVNGNKHSWKDYLGAAVGGAITGAAAGFTMGGSLVVEAAVAVTAGVAASAAGNVAQQLIATGNVDAKEVGYAALGGAAGGLGGAAGGALAGEALGGAGVELTSSLAKVGVGAVGGATGGAAADIAVQIASKGDIDWSQVGQSAAFGGLVGGSQAGAEHGLGIRTSKGVITETSEGEPLLESGTGDISVEPERPALSVSTANEVPAESMVSGIDPKSGYPVIIKGTFAPNGMKTQPMMYNGKYYFAHTTYDENGQIIKHLYEPLRLLGGGKINKITTPNGSEIEYEHTNKKPPANSKTLKDSTGSGGDTIYDGKTRYTLKKLSDADKKYYERPNKFRKKTKEEVWKKAKIVNGKKVDHNGVVLQYKVGNRSGFDMGHKPGYEYWKHRISAIARQISRKQLLNEHNDPSHYRPESTAGNQSHADEDRTSSYRGP